From the Dioscorea cayenensis subsp. rotundata cultivar TDr96_F1 unplaced genomic scaffold, TDr96_F1_v2_PseudoChromosome.rev07_lg8_w22 25.fasta BLBR01000323.1, whole genome shotgun sequence genome, the window cgaggggaattgtatgtctaggtccctcagttattatttatgaatcttgattaattaatacaaattgttctagttttcataatcattgcatgttcttaattgattattacatgTTGATGAGGAGAATATGCCCCCATATTGATgacgcccatgccatgatagatctatgcatgttctacaaggttaggcatagctaggtttctggattagggattaattgtcccttaggcttagggtctaATTGGTCTCTTCTCGTGGAATTCCCGTACCTAAGgtaaacataggaggctagggtggaagagatttcatcttaagtttttagtgatttagacctaggcgccatggcttattggggctagtaggcttTTGAATTCCCCCGGTTCGAACTTAGAAGAacacgattgacacttaacgCCTATTATAATTAATAGTCAAGATAActttagtacatactcccaactctttCTAATTGTGCTTAATGTTGTCtctaattgtattgtttaatagtgttgtattAGTAGAACTAAATAAAGAGCATAAACAATTagactattgattaagtgaaaatgaagtaataggagcctctcgccatTCCTGCGAAATACGACACTCGTGTTcatccacgaggtattacttgacggacccgtacacttgcagtataatggaccaattgtagtattaagtgcatacttgcatgcttatatatttgcataatttagactGTCCATCAACAATGAAACTTCTAAACCACTAGAGatgtaacaataaattttatatgttcATAAACTATTGTTGTGatatttatacatttaatttttaaaattttaaatatcattaaattaaaattgattttttttacaaaatttaattttagaaatgTAATTATATCCTATTTCTAAATTCTGCATAAATTCAactttcaattattttaaatttagaaacgaaATTAATTCTCCTTTCTGATTTAGAGAACAATTGTTATTCTATTTCTAACTTTACAAACATGATATAATTCCATTTCTAAAgttaaatttcataaaaatatcactttttcaaagatatttaaaatttttaaaattgaatgtaTTAATATTGCAATAATAGTTTATGAGACATTAAATTTACATATATCACCTATGGGTGTCAAACGGGTCATGTCGACCCGAGCATAGCATGACCCGACACGAAATAGGCTGTGCTTGGCCCAGGCACATTACAACAGTATCTCGCTCGAGCCGTGCATGGCATAGCCCCCCTCCCCTCATGCAATCCTGGGCTGGCAATTTGCACGCCACAAGCCGTGCCCGCATGACCCAGCACACctaggggtgtaatcgatcgagtttGAGTCGGGCAGAAAGCTACTCAAGCTCAAGCTCAGTTAAAAACTCATTGCTCGATACTCGGCTCGATactcggctcgaactcgatcaagttttgtttttgtaacttgAGCTCGACTCAAAACATAAATTGAGCTACTCGAGCTGACTCGATTAAGCTCGATAAAGGCTAATAAACTCAGTTTAATCATAGATATTGTTATACTCAAACTCGAACTTGAGCTTGaatgcaattatatatataaaacaaattaaaatatactatatatacacacaaatacaaCTACTCGATTAAGCTCGCGAGCACTCAAGTCAAGTATTACGATGCTCGAACTTGGCTCGCTCGATTACTTGAGCTCGAGTTCGACTTGACCATAATTGAGTCGAGTTCGAGCTTTCCTTGAATCGAACCCCAGTATATTGCGAGTAAtaatgtatcatttacacccttAGGCAATCCACAtggggtttattttattttattttttatttttggcatatttttagttttttctaATGAGGTCTTCActtttatgttttcaaattttccctttttttaataatttttagcaattttaggaatattttaatttttgggtttaaaataaaaaatataaaaaaatatggcctTACCAGGCCACGTGATTGGCCTACCTTAGTGGTAGGTGGGTCGTGTCGGTCTAACATGAGTTCAAGGTGTGTCATGCCGGCCAGGGCACACACAATTCCCAGGCCATGGAGGACCCGTGTTGTACCGGACTAGGCCGACCCACTTGACACTACACCTTTAGtaattaggaaaataaaatcttgAATTAATGATTGTATGATATATTtaggagaagaaattgaatatgCTAGTTCCAGAGTTTGTGAGTATCCAAGGTACGAGTAACAAAAAAGTGGACCTTCTTAAAGTAAACCCCATTCTTTATATGAAAATGTATAAGTTTATCTTAATAGCAAGGCTGTAAAGATTATTTGCATAGATCAAATATAACATTGAAGGAATGCCATAGCATATTGAGCATAAGCCTAAGAAAAGAGTTTTGTATCTTTGTCCTAACAACCTTACATGGATTTATGTAGCCTGGCGAGTAATATTCTTGTTGGGCAACTGAATCCATTCCTTATAGCTAACATCCTTGGTTGTATATGAAGGAATAGTATATATTCCTATGGTGGCATTTAGTTGGAGTTAATATTAGATTACCCCAGGAATTTGGACAAGATAGTGTAAGATTACAACATTTGGATGGTTACGGTGGAAACTACTACATTACTAAAATATGATAACTTAAGCAACATTACCAACAATGTGATTACCAACTTGGTAGATGGTAATGTAACATTCCGGGTGGATTGTGAAATTTTTCCCCCCATTATATCttcaaatccaataaaatctCCAAAATatcaacattttcaaaagttaaaaaaaaagtttcatttttattttgcacaAATATCTCTTATATGAAAATACAGAATATTTGGTTTAACATAAGAAAATCAtttgagattatttttttttcaaatattaagttggagaatttaatttatatattttttaaaataattaaatttgatttatttatattaataaaaaataaaaaattaaaattttacttttttttaacaataataaatatttattactaagCAACCTTAATATTTACGtcaaaatattatgaattttgaCATCTTTAGCACCTATTAGGAAAgggtatttaataaaaaaaatttgataatataaGATTCTCAACTAAGCAAACATAATAGCATTACATTACAATAAcattattgttttatcaaccAACAGAAATTGCACATATTCCCTTCAATATCACTCATGAATTAATGGTTCCCTAAATGTAATGGTTTATTGCCCCAACAATGTAAAAATATGTTAGATGCATATTTGAAGCTCCCCAATTGTAGACTTGAAGAATTTACAGGAAATTGAAGGTGAAGCATATAATGCatcaaataataatactttCCTAATCCATGCTGCACTAATGTGTACAAGTGATTTCCCTCCATAGTTAATGTTGTTTAGATGGAACACTATTAAcaagactatttttttatattgtaggGAAGATTCATATGcatttaatatgataaaaagTGTAAGTAATCTTGTTTTGATAACAACCGCATGTTTTTACCTCCTAATCATCTTTTTAGAAGGAATAGAACAACTTCCCAtagtaacaaaaaaatagttCCCACTAATATATATGAGGATGATATCTTGAAAGGAATAGAATATTTGTGTTTAAAGAGTTTAAAAATCCTAGTGCATACAAGACTAACAGTTGTATTATTAAGACCAACAATTGGATAAAATGGTTTTGGGATTTGTCTTATTGGATTTCAAATCTCATTCGACTCAACCTTGATGTTATGCActctaaaaaaaatgtaagGAACCAAAAGTTTAAAGAGCTTTTGTCATATAAGCTTTAACAAAATAAGCTTGAGGAATACTTGATGTTCTGCTAGATTCTGCAAATAATGAATCAAAGTATCTCTAACATCTTGCAACATCATCAGTGCAACAAAAACCTTTAGTTGTGCTAGAATTTCTTTAAGCGAGCAACAATGTTATAATCTTGTGTCTTCAAAATAAAGGACTTCTACAGTTCATTGATGTGAATTGCCTtgctttttttatcttttgttcttcgcatataattaattatttaaggtTCTTCTCACTCATCTGGGTGATTATATCAATCATCATACCATTGTTCAATTGTCAAAGGTGAAGGACTTCTACGGTTCATTGATGTGAATTGCCTTCtgcttttttatcttttgttcttcacatataattaattatttaaagttcTTCTCGCTCATCTGGGTGATTATATCAATCATCATACCATTGTTCAATTGTCAAGGCATAACATGTACTTGACAACTCAAAGTACCTTCTAGGTAGGTTTATAGCACTAGACTCGAATGCTTTATGTAACTAATTAGCTCTTAGATCTATGACAATCTTCTAGTACATACCCTattgaataataaaaagggCAATTCTCGGGATGATTTCTCATGTTTGATGCAACATCTCCTTTGTTCTTTAAAAGTAATACCTCTTCTTCAACCATCTTTTGATACAACTTATGAATTTGTCACTCCTTGAGACGAAGTCGGGTCTTCTACACTTCTTAAAGGTTGAGGTCTACTCCTTTGTTTCATGATGTCTTCTTAAGCTTTACTATGGTTGGATTGTCAAGCAACACCAATCCATTTCTTCCAGCTAGATAATAGAGGGTGAATTAGTACTAGAAGCACTGGTCCTTATAGATTTAATTAACTATCCAACTTTCGgttacactttactacttgttatgacctgtgcacttgcggggtaTACGCAAGAGACATATCACTCCATAACATCAtcttttctctcctttttctcCAAATGGCCCTCTCATGCACTAGCTATACAAAGTAGTAAATTACACACCCAATCAATGTATATACAAGAGAAAAGCATGCTTAATCTATACAAAATGATAATACATAATATATCCTTTTTAGCACTTTATTAAAGTCCTCTACACTCTGGTGTTTGCTCTTCCTCAAGCAAACTAATCGATAAAAACAaggaataaaatgaataaatgctTGACCTTAGGTTCAACATAGAGTAAAAGAGAAATTCCAAAGTCCAAGGGATTCATACAAATGTGTGTGATAAGGCTTCCCAAATTGCTATCTTTTTTACTCATTAAAGGCCTATATGGCAAGAGATTTATTTCCTAAATTTAAcactatttattttgttttcagtgGATAGTAACTGCACACGTTCCCCAAAGTAGCCATTTCTCTCACTAGGCCTCTTGAGAGTGGTTCACACTTCAGAGGCGATAACTCTCTACCATTTTTCcctcaatgaaacaataaattTCATACATCTTGAGAGGCAACCCTTTCTCCTACTAGAGTATACAAGGTGTCTGATTTGTTTCGAGTAGTTTGGCACTATATGAGTGGTAGCCCTTTTTGCCTCGtatccaagtttttttttctttttttgaaactCAAACTATAAACATTGTTGCCCATTGTGTCATGAAATAAAACTTAAGTGTCTAAGGTGCTAATGAGATGGATCAAGTACAAAGATAATGCATATTagatcaaaaatgaaaaatcgaCTAGAACTAGAGACTAAGAATGATTACCTAGTGTCGGAAGCCCCTTTAAACTAAGAATTTCTACTTATACACTAGAATTAAACTTCATTGCCCAAATTAAGCATGTATATTTTAAGCATGTATTAAAATCGCTCTAACCTTTCCCACACTTAGAAATgtatgtacattgtccccaatgtatgcATACAAGcataacaatataaaaagacCAAAGCATGAATCAGAGATGAGAGTGCAACCAAACAAAAagactaaatttaaataacaaattacaCATATCAAAATGACAGTTCTATATATTGCATAAAGATTTAATTTACATTAAAAGGTACAAAAACATTGACCTACATTAATATTGgatcaaaagaaatacaaaaattaaaagacaataaaaacatttaatcatcaatttacaatcaacaatagCATGAAGCATTCAATTTATATCGTGAAAGAGACATACACAAATTCAACTACATTgcacaaaaaagaaatataaaaaccaattcaacattgcacaaaaaaacaaaacatagtagTCATTTCAACATAACatgaaacacaaaattttagGTAAAAGACTAAATAAACACTACAAATTCAGCTCAACATTAATTACATAGgcttaaaaaatagtttaaattttatcattaacaaagaaagaaattaaataataagtttgaacacaatattacaaatattaataacaacaaGTCATTACCATCATCCTAAATACGACATTACACTAAATCCAACATGACAAAATATGATGTAAcacaaatttttgaattatttgacaAGGTTTGATCAATTCATATCCTATCAGCATCCTTCAATTTAATAAGAAAATCATTCATCTAAAAACAATAGAGACagcttttttaatcaaatcattaGCTAGAGGAAGATTTTGAAGCAAGTGATTATAATCCAAAGAGCAATATCATGCTagaattttatattcaaaaatcctTGTTGAGATAGGCTAAACCTATGTTGCCAATTAGAGAAGAGCGATTATCCATCTAATCCGCTTTCCTTAGATCCCATGTCCAAGAATCTTGAAGTCTTCATGTGAGCactaatacatacatatatatatatatatatatatatatatatatatatatattctcatgtAAAGCTTTCACTACTCTCAGGAcagttattaatttttcatcatttctgtattctttgcatttatttgaTATAAAGCTCATTTTGATAAATTCCATATAACTCAAGATAAATTATTTGGATTGATGGATCTAGTAGCTATTGTTTGCTCAATATGATGTCTCATGGTTGATATAATTGCTCCTCTCCATATAACTCTCCAACTTCATCAAAAGAAGTACAACAACATAAACCAAGTAGAGGAGCAATTATATCAAGCATCTTGCATCCTATGCATATTGGATGCTATTGGTTTCCACTAAAATCATATTTGGCATAAATGATTACCATGAAATGTGCAAAGTAGAATAATTATTTCAATCATGTAGATCCCTTTTCCCATGAAGCTTTGGAAGAGTGCATGCTTTCTTCAAGGCTTTGCTTGGGTGGCAAAGAATAACATTATTCTTACTCTAGATATATACACTTGCGAAAAGCAACCCTTGTTGTGGCTAAATTTATTGCTGACATTGTGATGTTGAGAGTGAGTTAATTAGccattttattttcctatgtCCCACGCAATAATAGTTTTATGTTGCTATGGTTGTTCTATTATGCTTTGTTTCTTAAATCATATTATAGTTGTAGCTCACTTGGAGGGGAAGGAGTAGCATTAGCCTGTTTTATTGTACTTCGTTTCTGTGTGCAAACAGAGATTGTAATGGCAGTTGAAGTCGTGGTAGGAGACCATGAACAATTGCTTGTGAAGGAGGGAAGGAACAACATTAGTTTGATATTCTTCAAGTTCATTGGTGTCATCTTCTTGGCAGGTGCAATTTTCTACCTCTCCGTCAGCAACTTTAATACACGGATGGTGGAGATCGAAAAATGTATCTTCTTTACTTTGCCTTACCATGCTTCATTGTGAGATGATGAATATTGCATTCATTCTTTTATACATGTCTTTGCCTATTTCAGTCTCCATGTCACTGGAGAAACAAGATGTATTAAATATTATGGCTTTGACAAAGGAGTCAGCTGTAAAAGAGAAGCAGCTGAAAAAAGGTAGATAACAACTTCTCAGTCTTCTCTATCTTTCTGAAAACAAAAGGTACTCAATGAGTTACatgttttgatatttgaatacaGGTACAGAAGTATGTGATCTTTGGGTTGGAGAGTGGATACCAAACGCTGCTGAACCAGCATACACACATACCTGCAATCTAATACTACCATTTGAAAACTGTGTGAGGAATGGGAGGCCTGATACTAGTTACCTTCACTGGAGATGGAAACCGAATTCCTGTGACTTACCTCCCATTGATCCACTAAAATTTCTGAATGAAATGCGCAATAAATCATTTGCATTCATAGGGGATTCGATTTGCCACAGCCTTTTGTCTTCCTTGATGTGCCATCTATCTAAGGTAATACTCCAATCCCCAAATTCCACATTAATCCTATCCATAAACTATTTTGTGaatcaatggattttgaatttaTTCATTCCAGGTAGCAAAGGTTTATGATGTCTATCATAATCCATCATTCACCACTAGGACATGGTACTATCCTTCTCACAACGTTACACTGTATATGATCTCGtctctatttttaattcattatgagACTGTTGATAACCATGGAGATGCATCTCAAATCCACTTACACCTTCATCTTGATATCCTGGATAGCAAGTGGACCAGCGAATACAACAAGTATGACTATGTGGTGATCTCCATTGGTCCACATTTCTTCAGATCAAGCATCATATATGAGAACAACCAAGTCATTGGTTGCCATCACTGTCCTCACCTGAATCTAAAAAAGTTTGGAATTGATGAACTTTATAGGAAGGCTCTCCACTTGAGTCTCAATTTTATTGCCAAATCTGAACACAAGACCTTTGTTATCC encodes:
- the LOC120254051 gene encoding protein trichome birefringence-like 25, with translation MAVEVVVGDHEQLLVKEGRNNISLIFFKFIGVIFLAGAIFYLSVSNFNTRMVEIEKFSMSLEKQDVLNIMALTKESAVKEKQLKKGTEVCDLWVGEWIPNAAEPAYTHTCNLILPFENCVRNGRPDTSYLHWRWKPNSCDLPPIDPLKFLNEMRNKSFAFIGDSICHSLLSSLMCHLSKVAKVYDVYHNPSFTTRTWYYPSHNVTLYMISSLFLIHYETVDNHGDASQIHLHLHLDILDSKWTSEYNKYDYVVISIGPHFFRSSIIYENNQVIGCHHCPHLNLKKFGIDELYRKALHLSLNFIAKSEHKTFVILKTWSPDHSEHGELPSAIHRGNGLGHSRRGSFIILQHCYEESRGRGV